One Spirochaeta africana DSM 8902 genomic window carries:
- a CDS encoding ABC transporter permease, whose protein sequence is MNRQKSDPGKTGRGFNPEVLGMAVRNIWRNRRRTVLNMIAVMVGVTILSFSVGWMRGYFTTLYDGMITLDTGHIQILHREYLDEERRLPLDLMVPEHHQVRDQLLQRSDIVAAAGRIQYELELGNGREYMPMRGRAIDPEREPGLTDLAQFLEDGTYLAAPVSDAAATEQARSEILIGRTAADLLDLQVGDTAFVRVRDRYGAPNTTAWTVGGIYRTGYPVFDRYLAVSALQPTAELLRTGDAVTHLVLRSDIRSARSRASLEQRVEDLQQDLPEGLVGYPWQRFARTMIAAVEADIGAFGLMLGILFVLILLGILNSMSMAVRERGREIGTMRAIGLTRRELKMLLVAEGAVIALLASVVGVVFGGAIAAYVQFVGFDVAQYMPPDLPIPFGDRFYGDYRLVDFLGSAAFGVLAAVAGSLLPARRAASLSIADTMRSGSL, encoded by the coding sequence ATGAATAGACAGAAGTCTGATCCGGGCAAGACCGGACGTGGATTCAATCCCGAGGTGCTGGGGATGGCGGTGCGCAATATCTGGCGCAATCGCCGGCGCACCGTACTGAATATGATCGCGGTAATGGTCGGGGTTACCATACTTTCGTTCTCGGTTGGCTGGATGCGGGGGTATTTCACTACCCTGTACGACGGGATGATCACCCTGGATACCGGACATATTCAGATACTGCATCGCGAATACCTCGATGAAGAGCGCCGCTTGCCGCTGGACCTGATGGTCCCGGAACATCACCAGGTCCGGGATCAGCTGCTGCAGCGGTCGGACATTGTGGCGGCTGCCGGGCGTATCCAGTATGAGCTTGAGCTGGGGAACGGGCGGGAATATATGCCGATGCGCGGGCGGGCGATTGATCCCGAACGGGAACCCGGACTGACCGACCTGGCGCAGTTTCTCGAGGATGGCACCTATCTGGCAGCCCCGGTCAGTGATGCCGCGGCAACGGAGCAGGCGCGTTCCGAGATACTGATCGGTCGCACTGCAGCCGATCTGCTGGATCTGCAGGTTGGTGATACCGCGTTTGTACGGGTGCGGGACCGCTATGGCGCACCAAACACCACCGCCTGGACCGTGGGGGGGATCTACCGTACCGGGTATCCGGTGTTTGATCGCTACCTGGCTGTTTCTGCCCTGCAGCCGACCGCCGAGCTGCTGCGAACCGGGGATGCGGTGACCCACCTGGTGCTCAGGAGCGATATCCGCTCGGCTCGCAGTCGCGCCAGTCTGGAGCAGCGGGTCGAGGATCTGCAGCAGGATCTGCCGGAGGGGCTGGTCGGATATCCATGGCAGCGGTTTGCGCGAACCATGATCGCTGCCGTCGAGGCAGATATCGGGGCCTTCGGGCTGATGCTGGGCATTCTGTTTGTCCTGATCCTGTTGGGAATCCTGAACTCCATGTCGATGGCGGTGCGTGAGCGAGGTCGCGAGATCGGCACCATGCGGGCGATCGGGCTGACCCGGCGTGAGCTGAAGATGCTGTTGGTTGCCGAGGGTGCGGTCATCGCCCTGCTGGCATCGGTTGTCGGTGTGGTGTTCGGGGGCGCCATTGCGGCCTATGTGCAGTTTGTCGGGTTTGATGTCGCCCAGTACATGCCCCCGGATCTGCCGATCCCCTTTGGGGATCGCTTCTACGGGGATTATCGGCTGGTTGATTTCCTGGGATCCGCGGCATTCGGGGTGCTGGCAGCAGTGGCCGGCAGCCTGTTGCCGGCACGACGGGCTGCCAGCCTCAGCATTGCCGACACCATGCGCAGCGGCAGCCTGTAG